The sequence taatttgcatAAATTTGTTCACAGAAATCCACCCACacactatgaaaaatcaaacatttttatttcatttcgccatgtttgaattctaaaaaatatcgCGATTTAGCGAGTTTTTCGACCACTAAGACCTTATCTcataattttgtgattttcaattccaactGGAACAACCTAGTTGctacaaaattatcaaattacaCAGTACCTGCACAGCAATAATTGGTGGATTTACGTTGTTTGAATCTTCATATTCAacctcttcatcatcatcatactCGTCCTCCTCAATTACAATTCTAACTTCTCTTCTTTCAACGGCCAATCtcctttcttctttttgtctattctcatcattttcaaaataagttgggcttgtgaaaaaataattccgtaCTTGGCGTtgttcctttaaaaaatgtttttagcaGGTAAGCGAAAATAGAACGCATATGATTCTTGCAGGATGtgcattttcaacaaaactaaaaatgaaacGTAATGAGGATACATTATTGGCAGATATTTATTGACTACAAAATCATTGACTTTTTTCATAGCCTTTTTGCGCTCATTGCCTACCGATCGCTCATTCCCATTTCCTACCCTCTGTTCACTACATACTCTTTTTTCATCAATCATTGGGTAGGTATTATGAAAGTATTTTAAGTCTAATATTGTATTTGGCGGCGAAATCAAAGCTGCACCAACTACGCTGATGTACTAACTATCAACCAACATAGTTGGTACATTGTCAATGTTGCCATCTCCAATCTTGATGCCGTTTTGGTCGGAAGGAGTCTTGCCATTTATTGCTTGGACGTGACGGAGGTTTACGGGGTAAACGGGGTAAACtaactaaacaatttttgatttttccccaCAACGGAAcatgcgattttttttcttctgcaTTTGATAGGATTGTTAACTTCAAAACTGCgtgaatttaagttttttcttaaaaacctCTTGACATTCacaatcatttgaaaaatgtgtttttttcacaaaactgtACTCTACTGCTTAATACTATTTCTCAAAACTACTTTaaaacaacttgaaaaaactgtttttttcctatatttttacCTCTGAATACGTCATCAATTCAGATCCCATAGATGCCAATTGGAAGTAACTCTCAAACGACAATAGGTGTGACTTTTCTGATGTTTCTACACTTTCTGGCGTCGATGGTTCGGGTGTTGCTGGTAGGACACGCCGAGGTCTTCTCTGATCACCACTACCACATAAAATCCACCTCTGGTACAAGTTACAGGTGTTAACTAcagcttcttcatcttctccaGAATCGATTTCCGAAGACACATCTGACTGTAAGAAGGAAGCAGTTTGAAAGGTTTTAAAGTATTCTCACAACTTCTTCACTCCAGTGTAACGACGGTTCCTTGCTGTTTGCGTTCTCTGATAGGGAAAGTTTACAGAAATATGTAGGTTCAATGGCAAACTGAAATTGATAACCAGGATATAATGCTGAATGGGTCGAAATGGGTCGATTCGTGCGAAATCAACAGGATTTAacactaaaatttcagatgcaaGTTTTAAGACATTGAGACCGAGATGGCAGAATTAAATGTTGGTTTCAGGTAGACAGTAACATCATCTTTCGATTGGTATACTTTTTGCTTCATATTTCCACCATATTTTTACGGGGTTCCCTAGTTAGGTCGTATCattaaagttaaaatattcaaagagCTATCAGCtaactaaaaaatgtttcgtatTTTTGATCCTTGCTCGAAAATTTCTAACCAAAATTGCTAACATCCCAgtcttttttaattgaaatttttgattaatgaAATTATCACAGAGAATTTTATTGACTAGCAAATTAAGAATCAACCTTTTCTTTCTTAAAACGTGAATCTTTCGCACGTTCCTAATACATGTTTTCGGCGTGAACTAAACAGTTTCAATCTGCAATCCAACTCACATATGAAGCACTGTTTGCTAGAAGTATATGCCCTGAAGTAGTGTGATCCGTGCTACCGTAGCTCATGAACTGACGATATAAATCTATACAACCGGGTCGTTGGCATGCGCTTTGATTTCTCAATGAGCTTGGACAGTTCACGTTGTATAATGAACTGGTGCGTatgattttctctgaaacttttcaaattcagctTTAGGGATTTGCTTGCTCTTACTTTTGATAGACTCGTCAGACGATGAAGCCAATGAATCGTCATCTTGATCGATATCGATCGAGACTGATCTACTGACACGCCAACGAATgtaaatatattcaaatatgCTCAGAAACAGCATAACTAGGCGAGTCGTCTGAAAAGTAATATATGAAGCTTGAGACCAGAAGTCAAATTGGCGGCATTGTCTTATTATTACACAATTTATGGAAGTACTATATGAAAACTcaagttttgaacattttggtgGCTCACCTAAAATCAAGTCACCTGATCGTATGCTATTTGATACATATAAGAACTTCCTTATCTATGAATAAGCCAACTTtcttcaaacttcaaattaaatGCATACCTCTGACTCTAAATACACGCGTATTTGGTTTTCTGATATAGCGGAATTAACtaaccgaaaaatcaattaattatGCGAAACATTAACGTTTCAATTTGTATGTACAATAATACTCAGTTTGATATTAATTTGAAGTTGCTTGTTTGGTCAGTAGTTAGTAGGGAAACTCATAACTTACTTTGAAGAACTCCCAAGCCCTGCGAAACCATTTCATTGCAACGTGCACAACAAGACTGATGCTTAGAAATGTTATATATGTGCAACCTACACAATTAAACAATGACTCAATTTGATTGAGATGTACACCCCGATTTCTATCGAGGACGTCCAATAAAAAAGCCAGAACGGAACCCGAAAAAGACGACTTGacacctgaaattaaaatctgCCTCCGATGCAGAAACTGATGTAAAAATGAGATCCAATAAAACTGGTGGGTGCGCTAGAACAAGGTATCCTGTTTCTTATATTTCTTgataaatgaaattgaaagtgGATGGGATGTATTTCCATTACAGTAAGCATGCCATTcaagacattttttcaaatacatcGCTTTCATAAAGATAGAATAAATCTTTCTAGCATGTCAATGTAGAAAAGTAGCAATCAGATTAGAttatataatattttgaaaagtcaatTCTACggcttcgattttttctttaaaaaaagggCAAAAGTCTATGGCGTCGTGGGCTACGAGACAATACAACTTATTTTTGCCAGAAACACCtctaattctagaaaatttcactttGAACGTTAATGACGCACAGTGTCATCTTGTGAAAGGGAGACATTCTCCCTTTGCCTATTTCCTAGTGGGTTGTGGTGTTCACCGGCGTAGAAAAGTGTAGGCTTTAGATTTAATGCCGCTTCCATCATATTTTAAACTAGTCACTTATAAACCTTGAGGAAAAATTAACCTatcgaattaaaaaagtaaaaaatttcagatgattcTTTTTATTGCAACTTGagattttaaacaattcatttgtgcatattattttttggaagcaTTTGATTTATCATATCAAAAATAGTTAGCCttgttctataattttttattagatccgatattttaaaataactacCACTTTGCACACTAATCTACATCCCAAAGCTAGTACATTCAATATTGTACCTCCTCCTCTTTATGAATAAAACACGGCTGCCAACAAAAAGTGTACGGTGTTGCGTTAAATTAAACACACGTTTTTGACATCCATATTTGTGCTCAAGGTTTCCCTTGATTGATGATTAATTGTGTAAGGAAATTGGGTTTATTCAGAAGGGTGAGGGTTTGCATGGAAGAAACAAAAGGAAATTGACAGCCCTTGTGGTAATAACATATCATAAAGATACATAGAATAAAAACCAGCGATACTAAGAAAAACAAACGTGAACTGTGCATCAgtggaaaatgtttcagaagtATTGTGTAAATTACTTTTTTACCGGATAAATCCGTTCTTTGGCTAGTTGGTGGgatcataaattttcaagtttttcgatttcttacTGGATCATGGCGTGATGATGTTTTCAGTCGCCTCTCATGTGGTTATTACTTTTCGCAACAAATTCGTCCATCGCatcaaatcggaaaattgttaAGTTTGAATGAAAACACATTTCACAGGTAGTTTCTCTGTAATACCTTTTTATATGGTACAATAAAACAGTAGCAGAAAATCActacaaaaatgaatgatcaaatgtaaaaaaaataaaagtgtcCAGAATATGCAACGAAAGATGTTCATTTAACTAAAACTAACAGTTAGTTTGGCAGTTAGTTTCATTTCAATTAATATATTAGAACCAGCCATCgcaagaattgaaaattaacctGAATAATTAAGCACTATTTTGATTCAAGTCTAGATCCAACTTTAAGAAAACTGGATAGGCACATTTTATTAACTCACTGAGTTTGCTGGAACAACTCTggattttgtctttttttttgagaggaAGCAAATTTATTGTTGTTGTTAGGAGATTTTATcaatgattctgaaaaatagcgGTTTCAATGCCGAGAGCCAAATTGTAACCAATTTGATAtaacataaaaattggaaaatgtattgTACATTGATACACAATTATGAGTCTCACTATTTCATGCAACTccacaaaactttttattttaagtgTTTTGAACGCTTCTTCAGCTCGATTTATCTAACATGGGTTTTCTTTTTGGTAATGTAGAAATGAatctcaatttattttcaaactttgt comes from Caenorhabditis elegans chromosome X and encodes:
- the T04G9.6 gene encoding RING-type domain-containing protein (Partially confirmed by transcript evidence): MKWFRRAWEFFKTTRLVMLFLSIFEYIYIRWRVSRSVSIDIDQDDDSLASSSDESIKKKIIRTSSLYNVNCPSSLRNQSACQRPGCIDLYRQFMSYGSTDHTTSGHILLANSASYFAIEPTYFCKLSLSENANSKEPSLHWSEESDVSSEIDSGEDEEAVVNTCNLYQRWILCGSGDQRRPRRVLPATPEPSTPESVETSEKSHLLSFESYFQLASMGSELMTYSEEQRQVRNYFFTSPTYFENDENRQKEERRLAVERREVRIVIEEDEYDDDEEVEYEDSNNVNPPIIAVQLHADSYENVYLRQQDEDYERDRCFVVSDSYSSDFASTAIPEASESENSDYLTASVSSPAAKEISTRFSNVYWRVDNQNGDGANGARDNYHNRYFGKAGYHLTRNAIVNQADGRDTMPSVEKRALQNERRRWTEINQRGGRDDNAILEVPDTNGIYTNCWETEYEQPLPPHTCVSWKTAKRYSPRYTSLF
- the T04G9.6 gene encoding RING-type domain-containing protein (Partially confirmed by transcript evidence) yields the protein MKWFRRAWEFFKTTRLVMLFLSIFEYIYIRWRVSRSVSIDIDQDDDSLASSSDESIKKKIIRTSSLYNVNCPSSLRNQSACQRPGCIDLYRQFMSYGSTDHTTSGHILLANSASYFAIEPTYFCKLSLSENANSKEPSLHWSEEVSDVSSEIDSGEDEEAVVNTCNLYQRWILCGSGDQRRPRRVLPATPEPSTPESVETSEKSHLLSFESYFQLASMGSELMTYSEEQRQVRNYFFTSPTYFENDENRQKEERRLAVERREVRIVIEEDEYDDDEEVEYEDSNNVNPPIIAVQLHADSYENVYLRQQDEDYERDRCFVVSDSYSSDFASTAIPEASESENSDYLTASVSSPAAKEISTRFSNVYWRVDNQNGDGANGARDNYHNRYFGKAGYHLTRNAIVNQADGRDTMPSVEKRALQNERRRWTEINQRGGRDDNAILEVPDTNGIYTNCWETEYEQPLPPHTCVSWKTAKRYSPRYTSLF